The Streptomyces sp. NBC_00162 genome includes the window CGCTCGCGGGGACGACGGCCGCCACGGTGCGCTACACGGCGCTGCCCTGGGAGTGGCTGGGGGCGGAGCTGCGTGACCGTCCGGCCGGGCTGACCACGGTGCTGCTCGATCTCGTGGCGGACAAGGCGGCGTGGCCGCTGCTCCAGGAGTACGGCAGCCTGCCCGCCTCCCCGTCCGCGGAGGTGTACGGCGTCGTCTGCCCGCCCGGATGGAACGGCCTGGGCCCGGTCGTGAGCAGCTACACCCGGGCCTGGATCGACCAGCTCCGGGCCAGCCCCACCCGGCCCACCAACCTGCAGCTGCATGCCCTCGCGGTGGGCGCGGCCAACCTGCCGCCCGGCGTCCTGGTCCTTCCCGGCGCCCGCGAGCTCAGCGGCGTAACGACCGCGCCCGGAGCGGCTTCAGGCGTGTCCGCGCGGTCGGCGCCCGGGCACAGCAGCCCCGGCGCCGAACCGACCCAACCCGTCCCTCTTCCGGGTGATGAACTCCAGCGCGGACAGCCGCAGCCGCAGCACACCCCACCCACCGCCCCGATCGACGATCCGCGACCGCACATCCACGCCCTGGCCACCGCAGGCCGGCACTCCGAGGCAGCGATGCTCGCGCAGGCGTGGGAGCAGTACGTCCATCAGACGCACGGTTCCTCGTCGACCGAGGCGCTGCACTGGGTGGAGATCCGGGCCGACCTCGCCCGGATGGCGGGCGACTTCCGGCTCGCGACCCAGCTGTGGTCCAGCGCGGCCCGCACCCGTCTGGGCTGCCACGCCCCGGACGCCGCCGAGGTGCATGCCGCAGCCGCCGGCGCCCTCTACTGCTGGACCCAGCTCAAGGACCCGGACGCGGCCCTCGACACGGGGCCCGACCTCATCCGCCTCCTGCGCGTACTGCCGGCCCTCGATCCCCGGCACCTGCAGCTCGCCCAGCACCGCCTGGAGTTCCTGCACCGCGCACCGAGCCGGCACTGAACGCCGTGCCACGCATCCGGACGTCAGGCCTCGTCGCCGTCGTCGTGCAGGCGCCGGTCGAGGTCGCTCACCCACCGCTGGGCCCAGGCGCGCAGCTCGGCCGTGTCGTCCTCGGTGAGGCCGTAGGCGGCGAATTCTTCGTCGTCGGCCCAGTCCGCGCCGGAGAGGCGGTCGCGGAGGTCGTGGAGACGGAACTCGTCGCGGCCATGTCGCCTGCCGAGGCGCTCCAGCTCGTTGGTGGTGCGGTGGCGTGAGGCCGCGTGTACGTCGATGAGGTCGCGTACGGCGCCGCGGTCGGCCAGGGCGCGGACCTTGGTGCCGATGACGGAGTCGAAGGCGAGGACCGGCCCATACTCGGTCTGGGCGGGGGGCGTCCAGAAGTGTTCCTTGAGGATGTCCACCTCGCACTCCTCGCCGGTGTCGGGGTCGGCGGCCATCAGGCGGGCCGACAGCGCGTCCACGTCGATCACGCGGACCTGCCAGCCCCGTGTGGCCAGGCCCTGCTCCAGGCTCGTGACGATCTCCGCCATCGGAGCCGGGTTCTCGGTGGCGACGTCGAGGTCCTGGCTGAGCCGCTCGACGAGGCCGTGGGCCTGGACGGCGTACCCACCCGTGATCACTAGTGGGTACGGGGCGCCGATGTCGAGAACGGCGGCCAGCAGCCGCTGGTGCAGGTCGCTCAGCTTCACGCCGCGGCGGACCTCGCGCTCGCGAGCTCGGGGAACGCTTCCTCCCAGACCTGCCGCACATGCCTGCTGACCAGGGTGCGCAGGATCGGCCACTGGGCCAGGAGGAGGTCGCGGTTCAGCAGGGTCACGAGGTCTTCGTGCTGCCCTTCTGCCAGGACGGTGCGGTACAGGCCCATGCGAAGGCGCGGGCGGTCCAGGTCGTAGGCCCGCAGTCCGGACCAGGCCACGTGCAGTGGCAGCTCGACCACGCCGTTCCGCGGACCTGCGAGTTTCTCCAGCGAGGCGGGCAGCCGGCCCGCGTACCGGGCGTGCAGTACCTCGGCGGCCGAAGGCGCCGCGCTGCTGGAGGAGAGCGTGACCATGGACCCGATTATCCCGCGTCCCGCCCGTCTCCGGTACCGCAGACGCGGTACACCGCCCCGTCGGCTACACCACGAGTCCCGCCTGTGGCTTATCCGGCCTACGCGAGGCACAGTTGCCGAGTTCCTCGCGCTCGGTGCGGCGCCTTGAGGACTTGAGGAGGAGGGCGGCGGCTCGGGGTCCGGTGCGTGGTTCAGAGTGCCTGGAGCTGGGTGAGCAGTTGCAGGGTGTCGGAGTTGAGCCAGTACTCGACGAACTTGC containing:
- a CDS encoding nucleotidyl transferase AbiEii/AbiGii toxin family protein, whose amino-acid sequence is MKLSDLHQRLLAAVLDIGAPYPLVITGGYAVQAHGLVERLSQDLDVATENPAPMAEIVTSLEQGLATRGWQVRVIDVDALSARLMAADPDTGEECEVDILKEHFWTPPAQTEYGPVLAFDSVIGTKVRALADRGAVRDLIDVHAASRHRTTNELERLGRRHGRDEFRLHDLRDRLSGADWADDEEFAAYGLTEDDTAELRAWAQRWVSDLDRRLHDDGDEA